The window TGACCTTTCGCCCTCGCAAATGCGCAACCTCGAAACCGACATTGGGGTGCGCATCCTCGACCGCAGCCTGCTCATTCTCGATATTTTTGCTTTACACGCACGCACACGCACCGCACAAATTCAAGTGCAAATGGCCCACCTGCGTTATTTGCGCCCCCGCATTCGCCAGTTTAATCCCCACGCAGAACGTCGCGCAGGCCTCGGATCGGGTGAAACACACACCGAAACCACCCGCAGGTGGATCGAACAGCGCGGAAAGTCCCTCTACGACAGCCTCAAACGCGTGAGACGTCAAATGGACACAAGCCGCAAAGGGCGCGGCCATAGTTTTAACGTTGTGCTCGTTGGCTATACCAACGCGGGAAAATCCACGCTTATGCGCGGGCTTTCGGGTGAAAATGTCCTGGTCGAAAATCAGCTTTTTGCCACTTTGACCAACACCACGCGCAGCGTCGATGTCCAAAGCCATCGCCCCATCTTGCTCACCGACACCGTCGGCTTTATCAACCGCTTACCGCACCACCTCTTTGCCTGCTTTCGCGCCACATTACAAGAAGCCGTACAGGCAGACCTGCTCCTTCACGTTGTCGATGCCAGCCATTCGCAATACAAAATGCAAATGATCACAGTCAGCGAAGTCCTCACAAAACTCAAAATCGATGACAAACCCGTCCTGACTGTCTATAACAAAATGGACCTCGCGGATTCTGAACGACAAAAAGAAATTGCAAAACGCTGCGCAAAAAATCCCAATACGCTTGCAATTTCTGCGCTCGACGTCGCCAATCTCGACGCGGTCAAAAATCGGATATGTGATTTCTTGGCTGCCGATGCAGTCACCCTAAAACTCCATGTGCCACAAAGTGAAGGCAAACTCCTCTCACAACTTTACACCCACAGCGAAATACTGACCCTGGATTATGAGGGCAACGACGTACACCTGCGCATTCGCCTCAATTCCAATCATGCCGAGCGCCTGCAACTGGACCGCTTCCTGTCTGCAAACCACACACAAGCAGATGCACTCGCTTAATCACTTCTCGCAATCAACGCTCTCGTCGTTGCAACGACAAGCCGCCTGGGCAATAAGCGCACAGTAAAAGCCAGTATCTTACTCATCAACCCGTGAATAGCCACGCGCTTTCCCTTTTGCATAGCCCTGTACCCATATTTCGCCACATCGGCCCCCGTGGGCAATCCGCGCATATCAAACAAACGCGAACCCGTTGCACCTGCAGCGCGTTGAAAACCCGTCTCCGTCGCCCCTGGACACAGCGCAGTCACGCTCACACCCGTACCCTTTAACTCATTGGCAATCGCATCTGAAAACGACAACACATACGCCTTAGTTGCAAAATACACAGCCATCCTCGGACCGGGTTGAAACGCCGCAGTCGAAGCCACATTCAAAATTCTTCCCCGACCTCTATCAATCAAACCAGGCAAAAACAACTTGGTCAAATGCGTCAAAGCGACAATATTCACCTGCAACATATCCGCTTCGGCCAACCAATCTGTCTCCGCATAAAAACCATAAACCCCAAACCCGGCATTATTCACCAGATAATCCACATCCCATCCCAATTCCACGACCCTATCATAAACCTTCTTCTCCTCGCCCGGCACCGACAAATCGGCCACAATCACCTCGGCTCTCACACCATACTTCTCCCGTACCTCTCCTGCCAGGTCGTGCAACTTATCCTCGGACCGCGCCGACAAAATCACATCAACTCCATCAGCCGCAAACACCTGCGCCAATTCCAAACCAATACCACTCGACGCGCCCGTAATCAGTGCTATTGCCATAAAACCCGTCTCCTTTTACCTCAATATGCAAAAAAAATCGCGCAATTGCGAACCTAATTATCTGCTTTACAGGTCCATCAATTATAACTATTCTTGTTTCCCATCCCACAATCACCGAGGCAACCATGAAACTATTGCAATTCGCACAACCCGAGCGAGGATCTCGCCTGGGGCTTGTCAAAGGCGACGATGTCTTTGACCTCACGGCCTGTGCCCCCCACCCGGCCTCGCTTCACGACCTCTACTACCGCCATGGGGGCAACAAAAACAGTATTGCATCCACAGTAGAGTCAATCAATATCCGCAATGCGCCGCGCCTCTCACTCCGCGCCCTCCTCGACAACACGGGCGACCCCGATCAACCCCACCTCATCAGCCCGGTAACCGCACCGGCAGATGCACCGCACAAACTGCGTATCTGGCTGGCGGGAGTCACCCACGAAGACAGCGCGAAATTGCGCGAAATCGAAGCCAAACAGGCCACCGGTGATGCCGTCAACGTCTATGATCAAAAATACCGGGAATGTGCACAGGGTGGCACGCCCGAACTCTTTTCCAAAAACGACA is drawn from Gemmatimonadota bacterium and contains these coding sequences:
- the hflX gene encoding GTPase HflX, which gives rise to MDHIFDAQGIRRAVLVGVAQRGISTRSARESLEELAHLASTATFEVIDRTLQNRDKPDPATYIGSGKIDELREMAQKRNIDAVIFDNDLSPSQMRNLETDIGVRILDRSLLILDIFALHARTRTAQIQVQMAHLRYLRPRIRQFNPHAERRAGLGSGETHTETTRRWIEQRGKSLYDSLKRVRRQMDTSRKGRGHSFNVVLVGYTNAGKSTLMRGLSGENVLVENQLFATLTNTTRSVDVQSHRPILLTDTVGFINRLPHHLFACFRATLQEAVQADLLLHVVDASHSQYKMQMITVSEVLTKLKIDDKPVLTVYNKMDLADSERQKEIAKRCAKNPNTLAISALDVANLDAVKNRICDFLAADAVTLKLHVPQSEGKLLSQLYTHSEILTLDYEGNDVHLRIRLNSNHAERLQLDRFLSANHTQADALA
- a CDS encoding SDR family oxidoreductase yields the protein MAIALITGASSGIGLELAQVFAADGVDVILSARSEDKLHDLAGEVREKYGVRAEVIVADLSVPGEEKKVYDRVVELGWDVDYLVNNAGFGVYGFYAETDWLAEADMLQVNIVALTHLTKLFLPGLIDRGRGRILNVASTAAFQPGPRMAVYFATKAYVLSFSDAIANELKGTGVSVTALCPGATETGFQRAAGATGSRLFDMRGLPTGADVAKYGYRAMQKGKRVAIHGLMSKILAFTVRLLPRRLVVATTRALIARSD